A genomic region of Paroedura picta isolate Pp20150507F chromosome 4, Ppicta_v3.0, whole genome shotgun sequence contains the following coding sequences:
- the SIN3B gene encoding paired amphipathic helix protein Sin3b isoform X4, whose product MAAGGGGGGGGGRGGGGGGGGGAARLGGRAGQAGGGGGGAAAAAPPEKLPVHVEDALSYLDQVKIRFGSDPATYNGFLEIMKEFKSQSIDTPGVIRRVSQLFHGHPDLIVGFNAFLPLGYRIEIPKNGKLSIQSPLAGQDKPNSHGDCSEEFRQQLPGKDDKLQMPLESDSVEFNNAISYVNKIKTRFLDHPEIYRSFLEILHTYQKEQLSAKGRPFRGMSEEEVFTEVANLFRGQEDLLSEFGQFLPEAKRSLFMGNGPCDANSIPRTEHEKSLEHSKKRSRPLLLRPVPGPAKKKMKLRGTKDPSVATVGKYGTLQEFSFFDKVRRVLKSQEVYENFLRCIALFNQELVSGSELLQLVTPFLGKFPELFAQFKSFLGVKELSFASPLSDRAGDGMCREIDYASCKRIGSSYRALPKTYQQPKCSGRTAICKEVLNDTWVSFPSWSEDSTFVSSKKTPYEEQLHRCEDERFELDVVLETNLATIRVLESVQKKLSRMSPDDQEKFRLDDCLGGTSEVIQRRAIYRIYGDKAPEIIESLKKNPLTAVPVVLKRLKAKEDEWREAQQGFNKIWREQYEKAYLKSLDHQAVNFKQNDTKALRSKSLLNEIESVYDEHQEQHSEGRGAMNEPHLIFVYEDRQILDDAASLVTYYVKRQPTIQKEDQATIRQIVQRFVPDLFFSQLPEHPVSEEPPSDEKDGLKTAPLDTRDLRKRNATGPQPSPQAEAKAPTVEMHELRKRPVPGPPPSPLEEKPPALEGHELRKRNPPLGAPASPAKDKRAPPRPRGPLHALDDVYTLFFANNNWYFFLRLHQTLCARLLKICRQAQRQLLDHRAEKEKEKVLCEGRKERSGDPALELRLKQPSEVELEEYYPAFLDLVRNLLDGNIDPTQYEDTLREMFTIHAYIGFTMDKLVQNIVRQLHHLVSDDVCLKVVELYLSERKRGAAGGNLSSQCVRAAKETSYQWKAERYMADENCFKVMFLQRKDQVIMTIELLDTEETQTEDPVEVQHLANYVEQYVGVEGPLSSQNEGFVLKPVFLQRNLQKFRRWQCQQVQAWRDKAKSSWRQLVGVESACNVDCKFKLNSHKMLFVTNAEDYMYRRGALSRASRAQPLVLLRHHRRFAEWHQRWLGRHVAAEAAELVQDWLMGDEDEDLVPCKTTCETTSVHGVPINRYRVQYSRQPSSP is encoded by the exons atggcggccggggggggaggcggcggcggcggcggccgggggggcggcgggggcggcggaggCGGGGCCGCCAGGCTGGGGGGCCGCGCGGGACAAGCAGGAGGTGGCGGAGGGGGGGCGGCCGCCGCGGCCCCCCCGGAGAAGCTCCCCGTTCAC GTGGAGGACGCACTCTCCTACCTGGACCAGGTGAAGATCCGGTTTGGCAGCGACCCGGCCACCTACAACGGCTTCCTGGAGATCATGAAAGAGTTCAAGAGTCAAAG CATCGACACCCCCGGCGTGATCCGGCGTGTCTCTCAGCTGTTTCACGGACATCCCGACCTCATTGTGGGCTTCAACGCCTTCCTGCCCTTGGGCTACAGAATAGAGATTCCAAAGAACGGGAAACTCAGCATTCAGTCCCCGCTGGCCGGCCAG GACAAACCCAACAGTCACGGGGACTGCTCCGAGGAGTTTCGGCAGCAACTGCCTGGCAAGGATGACAAACTTCAGATGCCGCTGGAGTCCGATTCAGTGGAGTTCAACAATGCCATCAGCTATGTGAACAAGATCAAGACCCGCTTCCTTGACCACCCGGAAATCTACCGCTCCTTCCTGGAGATTCTTCATACCTACCAG AAGGAGCAGCTGAGTGCCAAAGGCCGGCCATTCCGAGGCATGTCCGAAGAGGAGGTGTTCACAGAAGTAGCCAATCTCTTCCGGGGACAGGAAGATCTGCTTTCTGAATTTGGGCAGTTCCTTCCTGAAGCCAAGAGGTCCTTG TTCATGGGAAACGGGCCCTGTGATGCAAACAGCATTCCCAGGACGGAGCACGAGAAGTCCCTGGAGCACAGCAAGAAGCGGTCGAGGCCCTTGCTCCTCCGTCCCGTTCCCGGGCCAGCAAAG AAGAAGATGAAACTGCGAGGGACGAAGGACCCGTCTGTTGCAACAGTGGGAAAATATGGGACTCTGCAGGAATTCTCCTTCTTTGACAAG GTGCGCAGAGTGCTCAAGAGCCAGGAGGTCTATGAGAACTTCCTCCGCTGCATCGCTCTCTTCAACCAAGAACTGGTGTCGGGATCCGAACTTCTTCAGCTGGTCACCCCTTTTTTGGG GAAATTCCCTGAGCTCTTTGCCCAGTTCAAGTCCTTCCTGGGGGTGAAAGAGCTCTCGTTTGCCTCCCCGCTGAGCGATCGCGCTGGGGACGGCATGTGCCGGGAGATCGACTACGCCTCCTGCAAGCGCATCGGTTCCAGCTACCGGGCCCTGCCCAAAACCTACCAGCAGCCCAAGTGCAGCGGCAGGACGGCCATCTGCAAGGAG GTGCTGAATGACActtgggtttcattcccctcctgGTCTGAGGATTCCACTTTTGTGAGCTCCAAGAAGACGCCCTATGAGGAGCAGCTGCACCGTTGTGAGGACGAGCGTTTCGAG CTGGATGTCGTCCTGGAGACCAACCTGGCCACCATCCGGGTGTTGGAAAGCGTGCAGAAGAAACTGTCCCGCATGTCGCCAGACGACCAGGAGAAGTTCCGGCTGGACGACTGCTTGGGGGGCACGTCGGAAGTGATCCAGCGCCGGGCCATCTACCGTATCTACGGGGACAAAGCGCCAGAGATCATTGAGAGCCTGAAAAAGAACCCGCTCACTGCAGTCCCGGTCGTCCTGAAGAG GCTGAAGGCCAAGGAGGACGAGTGGCGCGAGGCCCAGCAGGGCTTCAACAAGATCTGGCGGGAGCAATACGAGAAGGCCTACCTGAAGTCCCTCGACCACCAGGCTGTGAACTTCAAGCAGAATGACACCAAGGCACTGCGCTCCAAGAGTCTGCTCAATGAGATTGAGAGTGTCTACGACGAG CACCAGGAGCAGCactcggaggggaggggagcgatgAATGAGCCACACCTCATCTTTGTCTACGAGGACAGGCAGATCCTGGATGACGCGGCTTCCCTCGTCACCTACTACGTGAAACGGCAGCCCACCATCCAGAAGGAGGATCAGGCCACCATCCGGCAGATTGTCCAGCGCTTCGTTCCCGACCTGTTCTTCTCCCAGCTGCCAGAGCACCCGGTTTCAGAAGAGCCCCCGAGTGACGAGAAGGACGGCCTCAAGACGGCCCCTCTGGACACGCGTGACTTGCGGAAGCGGAACGCCACCggcccccagcccagcccccagGCGGAGGCCAAGGCGCCCACCGTGGAGATGCATGAGCTGCGGAAGAGGCCTGTGCCAGGACCCCCGCCCAGCCCCCTGGAGGAGAAGCCGCCCGCCCTCGAAGGCCACGAGCTGCGCAAGAGGAACCCTCCCCTGGGGGCCCCCGCCAGCCCGGCCAAGGACAAGAgggcccctccccgtccccgGGGGCCCCTCCACGCCCTGGATGACGTCTACACGCTCTTCTTTGCCAACAACAACTGGTACTTCTTCCTGCGCCTCCACCAGACGCTGTGTGCCAGGCTGCTCAAGATCTGCCGCCAGGCCCAGAGGCAGCTGCTGGATCACCGGgccgagaaggagaaggagaaggtccTCTGCGAAGGCCGGAAGGAGCGCTCGGGCGACCCGGCCCTGGAGCTGAGGCTGAAGCAGCCAA GCGAAGTGGAGCTGGAGGAGTATTACCCGGCATTCCTGGACTTGGTGAGGAACCTGCTGGATGGCAACATAGACCCCACGCAGTACGAGGACACCTTGCGGGAGATGTTCACCATCCACGCTTACATTGGCTTCACCATGGACAAGCTGGTGCAGAACATTGTCCGGCAG ctGCATCATCTGGTCAGCGATGACGTCTGCCTCAAGGTGGTGGAGCTGTACCTGAGTGAGCGGAAGCGGGGGGCAGCCGGGGGCAACCTGTCCTCGCAGTGCGTGCGGGCCGCCAAGGAGACGAGCTACCAGTGGAAGGCCGAGCGCTACATGGCGGATGAGAATTGCTTCAAG GTGATGTTCCTGCAGAGGAAGGACCAGGTGATCATGACCATTGAACTGCTGGACACGGAGGAGACCCAGACTGAGGACCCCGTGGAGGTCCAG CACTTGGCCAACTACGTGGAGCAGTACGTGGGGGTGGAGGGCCCCCTGAGCAGCCAGAACGAAGGCTTCGTGTTGAAACCCGTCTTCCTGCAAAG GAACCTGCAGAAGTTCCGTCGCTGGCAGTGCCAGCAGGTGCAGGCCTGGCGGGACAAGGCCAAGAGCTCCTGGAGGCAGCTGGTCGGGGTGGAGAGCGCCTGCAACGTGGACTGCAAGTTCAAGCTGAACTCCCACAAGATGCTCTTTGTCACCAACGCCGAGGACTACATGTACCGCCGGGGGGCCCTCTCCCGGGCCAGTCGG GCACAGCCTCTCGTCCTGCTGCGGCACCACCGGCGCTTTGCGGAATGGCACCAGCGCTGGCTGGGGAGGCACGTGGCTGCGGAAGCTGCGGAGCTGGTCCAGGACTGGCTGATgggggacgaggacgaggactTGGTGCCTTGCAAGACCACGTGTGAGACCACGAGCGTCCACGGGGTGCCCATCAACCGCTACCGGGTGCAGTACAGCCGCCAGCCGTCCTCGCCCTGA